The Drosophila innubila isolate TH190305 chromosome 2R unlocalized genomic scaffold, UK_Dinn_1.0 1_C_2R, whole genome shotgun sequence DNA window GGCGCGTCGTGTGGCATTGCCTCATGTTCCCAGCTATATGTCCTGCAGCGCCGATGGCAATCTATTGGCCATTAACTACACACAGGCGAACGGCACCAGTCTGCTGCTCATCTATGCAGTGCAATCCTTTATGACGCCCGAGGTCCGTGCTTTGTACAACATAAGATTGGCACCCGAGGACTTTGTGCATGCCGTGCAATTGCTCTGGAATCCCGTGATGCCCAACAGCTTGGCGGTCGTCCTCAGCAACGGCGGATTGGCCATGTATGTGCTGAAGGATGGCGGCAACTTTGAGCTGCACACGCTGGACAAGAGTCAGCAGGTGAAGTGTGGTTGCTGGTCACCCAAAGGCAAACAGCTCGTGCTGGGTTTTCCCAATGGAAAATTGCAGCAGTTCAAGCCGGATCTGACCCCGGCCAAGACACTGATGTGCCCGCCAAATGTGCATGATGCACCCTTCGATacgatcgctgtccattggcTGTCCACGTTCCAGTTTGCCGCCATCTTTCTGCAGCACGGCGAGGATTGCAATCCGGCGTTGTATATCATAAATGCACCCAAGGTGGGAGCACCCACGTATACAAACTACTATGACATTTGCTATAGCCTGAATGGACCGCGCAATCATCAGTTCCACTTCACGCATGTGCAGCAGTGGAATCTGCTCCTGGTCAGCTCGGCGAATGGCGTGGAAGTGGGCGTGCTGGGCACCACGGAGGCGGGAGACACGCCCACCTGGCAGCAGTTGACGCTGCTGGACGAGGCGCGCATTGAGCTGCCGCTGAGCGAGGAGACCCAAGATGAGACCTTTCCCTTGGGCTTTGTCTACGACACATCCACAACCCATCAGCTGACCATCAATGAGCAGCTGTTGCCCAGCATGCCCATGGTGCATGTCCTGGGCACCGATGGCACCTTGCTCTCATTCAATTTCCTTAACCTGCAGCCAGGTGTTGCCTCCGTCTGCTCACCTCCGCCTCCGCTGGCAGATACATCCGGACAGTTTTGTGCCCTGGACAAGCTACTCGGCGCTGAGGAGCAGCAACAGGGCACAGCAGGAGCAGCGGCATTGACAGCAGCGCCAGCAGCAAATCCTGCTCTGTCTGACATTTCCTTCGCCTTTACGGCCAACACGGTCACTTCGACTCCCGCTCCGACGAAGGACAAGCCGCCCTCATTGTTTGCCGGCTTTGGCAATGTTGCCAATGCTGGCATCAAGGCACCGCCGCCCACTTTTGCTGCTCCAAGTGTTTCCAGTGCTCCGCTTAACTTTGCCGCTGCATCTAAATCCATGCCTGCTCCCAGCTTTGGCGGATTTGCTGCTGCTACAACTGCTACAACAACTGCTCCACGATTCAATTTACCTGTGGCTAATCCGGCACCGAACTTTGGACAGCTGGAGAAACccgctgcagttgctcctgctcctgctacGATGGCATCGTCAGCTGCTCCCATGAAGACCAACAATAGCAAACCACTCTACACTGTGCCGCCCACCTTTACGCCAGTTGCATCCGCTCCTGCTCCGGCTCCTGCTCCAGGAGCTGCTGCCATGAAACCATTATCGAGTGCGGGCAAGAACACGGAGTTTAGTACCCGTGAAATAGACGATGTCATTGCCGAGATCATGTGTGTCCAGATCAATGCGTTTAGTGAGCAAATcgagcagcagaagcaacaatCAAAGACGCTGCTTTCCCAGGTGGGAATCCTTGTCTAATTGTTGTATATTAAACGTTTATTAATGGAAATCTCTTGCAGATTGAATCCCCCTCCACAATTAAGTTCTATGCCAAGCGTCTGGATGATCTGCAGGAGCTGAATGACCAGGCCAATGATGTGGAATTCGAACTTGACGTGCAGGGATTGCGTCATGCTCTGAGTGAAGCCTATGCCATGATGGCCGAGTGCCGTGCCAAGTTGGATGTCTATAGGAATCCAGAGTGAGTAGCTCGATTGATCGTCAAGTAAATTAAGTAATATAAATACtaatattaatgtttatttcgACAGCATTACACGACTGATGAGCTCCACGAGCTTTGATGCAGCTGGACGACGTTTGCTGGCTCGTCTGCAGAGCTATCTGGCGGCCAATGAGGCGCAGCTGCGACTGGCTCAGCAGCACATTGACACCCAGTGGGAGCAGTACCAGGATGTGCTGCGTCGCAACTCCAAGTCGAAGATGCATATGCCCTGCCTGGAGGGCATCTATCAGCGACTGACCCGACTGCAAAATCTGGCCTCCGATCAGCGCATCAAACAGACGAGTATCAAGGCCAAGTTAAAGGAACGCGGACTGTTGCAATCCTCTTTAATCAACCAGGAGAACAATCGCAATCGGAACAATGAAGCGTAAGCATAGAATAAGCTGGATATATGTGTGTTATTCAGCTGATAACTTCCTCTCTTGCAGCGTGGACACACTTGCCGACTCCATACTCTCGATGAGTCTTAATCAAGCTGTGGAAACGAATCGCGCCAAGCTGTCGATGCACAAATTGCAGAGTATACGTCAACTGTTGCAGAACCACAAGATACACATCATTAGTCCACAGCGTCCAGATCGCGTAGGTCTCAAGTCGGAGGTCATATTAGAGACGAAACTCAAAGCAGAGCTCAACAAGAAGACGGCTGCAGCCAATGTGAAGCCAACGACAGCGCATAAAGCAACTCaggctgcagctgcagcagctccaACTGCTGTTACAGCAGCTGTTGTGGCCAACCAGATGGCCAAGCCTACAGCCTCCAAGCCGACAACAACTATGCCAACAACAGGAGGAGCAACAGCTGTTCCTGCTGCATCTGCTGCTCCAGCGCCATTTGGCTTCTTCCAGAGTAGCTCATTTTCAAAGACTACAGCAGCAGTCGCTGCACCCACGACCACTTTAAGCGCTGTTGACGCCACCAAacctgcaacaacaaccacgccTGGCGGTGGCCCGTTTTCCTTTAGCTTTAGCCAGTTGGGTGGCAATAAGTCAGCACTGTCCATTGGTGGATTATCGTCGGCTCCAGCCGCAGCTTCGTCCAATCTTTTCGCTGGCTTTGGCGCTGCTCCAATGGAtgcaacaaaaccaaaaccaacagcagcagcaacggagCAACCCAAGCAAGTGGAGGTCAAAAAGGATGTGGAGATCaaagcaacagctgctgaGCCAGCAACCAGCACCatcagcagcaccaccaacacAGCAGCTCCTAAAACTGCTGCTGAGCCAGCCGGGAAGCCCTTTAGCTTTGCAGGCTTTGGCAGCAACGCTGGCACCACCATTGGCAGCAGCTCCACATTCAGTTTTGGTGGCTTCGGTTCATCGCTGGGCAATGCGGCAGCTTCGCCCAAATCACCGAGTGTCACCACAGCTGTGGCAACAaatgctgctgctattgttgccACTACTGCAGCTGCCGCTAGCAAC harbors:
- the LOC117784973 gene encoding nuclear pore complex protein Nup214, which encodes MALNAPNCKDTQDVQFKLHDKFVAFRKCGDLRSNVKLLAVSSSRDLLFAGNPTAPELKVIIIKDVAAARTSGKQPLARRVALPHVPSYMSCSADGNLLAINYTQANGTSLLLIYAVQSFMTPEVRALYNIRLAPEDFVHAVQLLWNPVMPNSLAVVLSNGGLAMYVLKDGGNFELHTLDKSQQVKCGCWSPKGKQLVLGFPNGKLQQFKPDLTPAKTLMCPPNVHDAPFDTIAVHWLSTFQFAAIFLQHGEDCNPALYIINAPKVGAPTYTNYYDICYSLNGPRNHQFHFTHVQQWNLLLVSSANGVEVGVLGTTEAGDTPTWQQLTLLDEARIELPLSEETQDETFPLGFVYDTSTTHQLTINEQLLPSMPMVHVLGTDGTLLSFNFLNLQPGVASVCSPPPPLADTSGQFCALDKLLGAEEQQQGTAGAAALTAAPAANPALSDISFAFTANTVTSTPAPTKDKPPSLFAGFGNVANAGIKAPPPTFAAPSVSSAPLNFAAASKSMPAPSFGGFAAATTATTTAPRFNLPVANPAPNFGQLEKPAAVAPAPATMASSAAPMKTNNSKPLYTVPPTFTPVASAPAPAPAPGAAAMKPLSSAGKNTEFSTREIDDVIAEIMCVQINAFSEQIEQQKQQSKTLLSQIESPSTIKFYAKRLDDLQELNDQANDVEFELDVQGLRHALSEAYAMMAECRAKLDVYRNPDITRLMSSTSFDAAGRRLLARLQSYLAANEAQLRLAQQHIDTQWEQYQDVLRRNSKSKMHMPCLEGIYQRLTRLQNLASDQRIKQTSIKAKLKERGLLQSSLINQENNRNRNNEAVDTLADSILSMSLNQAVETNRAKLSMHKLQSIRQLLQNHKIHIISPQRPDRVGLKSEVILETKLKAELNKKTAAANVKPTTAHKATQAAAAAAPTAVTAAVVANQMAKPTASKPTTTMPTTGGATAVPAASAAPAPFGFFQSSSFSKTTAAVAAPTTTLSAVDATKPATTTTPGGGPFSFSFSQLGGNKSALSIGGLSSAPAAASSNLFAGFGAAPMDATKPKPTAAATEQPKQVEVKKDVEIKATAAEPATSTISSTTNTAAPKTAAEPAGKPFSFAGFGSNAGTTIGSSSTFSFGGFGSSLGNAAASPKSPSVTTAVATNAAAIVATTAAAASNQETISSSNSTAPQPVASAAFSFGKAAAPQSEASNSGSKEESIDNLFGSVNICKPQVKDNVADAPPANIFSGFGSPSTAAAGSFQLGDASKGLFGGTADGGSKTAATLATTTAAAAVATTPTAAVATTPTAAVATTAAPTVATTATPTVATTSATVVATTAATFATATATAAATVAAPAATTATTAAPGSSFSFSNAFSSLNTASSSPAGSLTATSSAASTTSNASTSIFGGANTFAPAATVASPFQAAAATTAATPPSGNIFGNVPKPEASVFGASPAAAAPPPTGLFAAAAAQSSPSPFGGSPAAAPAATASSGGNIFGQAAAATAAVKPTGFGSQAASPAPAGGSIFGGGTSTPTPFGGTSIFGGGNSAQSPTAAAPTGSIFGQSVFGASATSSGGNLFNNASPAQAQPTAFGSGSVFGGIAANTSSPAASGGSIFGGGSGFGSFAQTTPAAGGFGSSFAQNTGASVAQSGFGSPQQQTQQSPAGGFGAKPVFGGSPAFGASPTFGGGPTFGSPKGFGTFGNSPGVVAPAFGGQPKPAEGNIFETLGGTDSGLSFGNLAQTGNSNTQKSTFGGSSFMNYR